The Sulfurimonas crateris region GCAAAAGTTGCGAATCAGGAAGCGTTTGAGAAACTCACAAAATCTATGGAAGTTGTAGATAAGTCATGGATATATACACAGTATGACTCAATGGTACAGACAAATACCGTTAAAAAAGGCGGGATGCTTGATGCTTCCGTTATCCGCGTAAAAGAGAATGGTAAAGCTCTTGCAATGTCAGCTGACTGTAATGTGCGTTACTGCTACATAGACCCAAAAGGCGGAGCTGCTGCGGCAGTTATTGAGTCGGGCAGAAATGTTGCGATGAGCGGGGCAAGACCTTTAGCTATTACCGATTGTCTAAACTACGGTAATCCTGAAAATCCTGAAGTTATGTGGCAGTTCGGACAAGGATGTCTGGGGATAAAAGAGGCTTGTGCAGCTCTAACTACTCCTGTTATCGGCGGAAATGTCTCTCTTTACAATGAGACGAACGGAGTATCTGTTTTTCCTACTCCTTCCATCGCAACCGTAGGTGTCAATGATGACGCTGAGAAAGTATTGATGTCAAGCTTCCAAGAAGAGGGGAACACTCTCTATCTGGTAGGCGATAACATGAGCGAGTTCGGCGGCTCTCTTTACATGAAAGAGATCTGTGGAACAGTTGCAGGAAAACTTCCTGAGATCGATTATGAAAAAGAGCTTGCTCTTTGGGAACTGGTCATAGAAGCAAATAAAAAAGGCATTTTAGAGTGTGCAAAAGATGTAAGCAGCGGCGGTGTTGCGATCGCTCTTGCAAAAATGGCGGCTGTAAGCGGTCTTGGATGCAGCGCTAAGATGCTCGTAAAAGATGAGAGAGATATCTTTGCTGAGAGTATGAGCCGCGCGATCATTGAGGTTAAGCAGGAGAATAGCGCCTCTTTTGAGAGTATGGTTGGAACTTTAATGTGCCAAAAGATCGGAACTGTAGGCGGAGATAAGATCAAAGTGAACAACGTTGAGATGAGTATGCAAGAGCTTCAGGATAACTACTTTAACACATTTAAAAGAGTTATCGAGAGAGAGCTGTAGTCTAAAACTCTTCCATCCTAAAAACCTCATAAGCCACCTCTTCGTATGGGTGGCTCCCTTTTAAAACTTTAACAGCTTCTTTTATAATTTCAGCAGAGCAGATCATCTCTACTTTATACTCCTCTACATACTCTGTTTTGTCAAGTTCTCCGATATATGGATTTGCCTTGTTTACGGGCTTAAACTGTCCGGTTCCGAGTGTCTCAAAAGAGCAGCACTCGTAGTTTTCATAT contains the following coding sequences:
- a CDS encoding NGG1p interacting factor NIF3, with amino-acid sequence MYKLNFFVPSEDKERVKEALFAIGVGKYENYECCSFETLGTGQFKPVNKANPYIGELDKTEYVEEYKVEMICSAEIIKEAVKVLKGSHPYEEVAYEVFRMEEF